One region of Oryza sativa Japonica Group chromosome 5, ASM3414082v1 genomic DNA includes:
- the LOC4338586 gene encoding 26S proteasome non-ATPase regulatory subunit 14 homolog, which produces MERLQRIFGASGMGQPPSDSPLLDSSEQVYISSLALLKMLKHGRAGVPMEVMGLMLGEFVDDYTVRVVDVFAMPQSGTGVSVEAVDHVFQTNMLDMLKQTGRPEMVVGWYHSHPGFGCWLSGVDINTQQSFEALNPRAVAVVIDPIQSVKGKVVIDAFRLINPQTMMLGQEPRQTTSNVGHLNKPSIQALIHGLNRHYYSIAINYRKNELEEKMLLNLHKKKWTDGLILKRFDTHSKTNEQTVQEMLNLAIKYNKAVQEEDELPPEKLAIANVGRQDAKKHLEEHVSNLMSSNIVQTLGTMLDTVVF; this is translated from the exons ATGGAGCGGCTGCAGCGGATCTTCGGCGCCTCCGGCATGGGGCAGCCGCCGTCGGACTCGCCGCTGCTCGACTCCTCCGAGCAGGTCTACATCTCCTCCCTCGCCCTCCTCAAGATGCTCAAGCACG GGAGGGCCGGCGTGCCGATGGAGGTGATGGGGCTGATGCTGGGGGAGTTCGTCGACGACTACACGGTCAGGGTGGTCGACGTCTTCGCCATGCCGCAGAGCGGGACCGGGGTCAGCGTCGAGGCCGTCGACCATGTCTTCCAGACCAACATGCTCGACATGCTCAAGCAGACCGGGAG GCCAGAAATGGTGGTAGGTTGGTACCATTCCCATCCTGGATTTGGTTGCTGGCTTTCAGGAGTTGACATCAATACTCAACAG AGTTTTGAAGCTTTAAACCCCAGGGCAGTTGCCGTCGTGATAGATCCCATCCAAAGTGTCAAGGGGAAAGTTGTCATTGATGCATTTCGCCTTATTAACCCTCAGACCATGATGCTTGGTCAGGAGCCACGACAGACAACATCAAATGTTGGGCACCTAAATAAGCCATCTATTCAG GCTCTTATTCATGGGCTGAACAGGCACTACTATTCAATTGCAATCAATTACCGGAAAAATGAGCTTGAGGAAAAGATGTTACTGAACTTGCACAAAAAGAAATGGACCGATGGATTGATTCTGAAGAGGTTTGACACTCATTCAAAGACCAATGAGCAGACTGTTCAG GAAATGCTGAACCTTGCTATCAAGTACAACAAGGCGGTGCAAGAGGAGGATGAGCTGCCGCCTGAGAAATTAGCGATAGCAAATGTGGGACGGCAAGATGCTAAGAAGCACTTGGAAGAGCATGTCTCCAATTTGATGTCATCAAACATAGTTCAGACGCTAGGAACCATGCTCGATACAGTTGTATTTTAG
- the LOC4338589 gene encoding uncharacterized protein: MSFLRLLPQRLPQLFRQMEQDVETVINVLQPGPIGIVEHKFTDAEIRNAQAVVRRAVENWQKSSTLERNLGSGSFAK; this comes from the exons ATGTCTTTCCTCAGGCTGTTACCTCAAAGGTTGCCGCAACTTTTTAG GCAGATGGAGCAAGATGTTGAGACAGTGATAAACGTTCTACAGCCAGGACCGATAGGGATTGTGGAGCACAAATTCACTGATGCAGAGATCCGCAATGCCCAAGCTGTAGTAAGGCGAGCAGTCGAGAATTGGCAGAAGAGCTCGACCCTTGAGAGAAATCTTGGTAGTGGTTCTTTCGCCAAATAG
- the LOC4338590 gene encoding probable receptor-like protein kinase At2g39360 isoform X2 — protein MSLPVAEVAGIAAACVALLAAVAALWCAARRMARRRGRNSDETGSSDPSTLVEWGKGGRSSSAPEHQGARQFSLDELAQATKSFSEANLVGLGSFGLVYKGLLLDGSVVAIKKRIGAPRQEFAEEVRKLSEINHRNIVTLIGYCQEGGLQMLVYEYLPNGSVSRHLYDTGKSSMTRLEFKQRLSIAIGAAKGLNHLHTLVPPLIHKDFKTSNVLVDENFIAKVADAGLVRLLRGYEDVSPSHGFSSSVYQDPEVQSVLQFSESSDVYSFGVFLLELITGREAACLISPDSRESLAQWIEGHFSSNELIDPRLGANFTSEGMKEFVGLTFQCLTPSSRRRPKMRLVATELDRILETEMSLTTIMGDGTAIITLGSTLFK, from the exons ATGTCGCTGCCGGTCGCCGAGGTAGctggcatcgccgccgcctgcgtcgccctgctcgccgccgtggccgcgctGTGGTGCGCCGCGCGGCGCATGGCCCGCCGCCGGGGCCGCAACTCCGACGAGACCGGCTCCTCCGATCCTTCCACCCTGG TGGAGTGGGGCAAGGGAGGcaggagctcgtcggcgccggagCACCAGGGAGCGAGGCAATTCTCGTTGGACGAGCTGGCTCAGGCGACCAAGAGCTTCAGTGAGGCCAACCTGGTTGGCCTGGGCAGCTTCGGGCTGGTGTACAAGGGCCTCCTCCTTGACGGCTCCGTCGTCGCGATCAAGAAGCGCATTGGGGCGCCGAGGCAGGAATTCGCTGAAGAG GTTAGGAAGCTTTCAGAGATTAATCACCGGAACATTGTTACTCTCATTGGTTATTGCCAAGAAGGGGGTCTACAAATGCTAGTGTATGAGTACTTGCCCAATGGCAGTGTCTCTCGCCATCTCTATG ATACCGGGAAAAGCTCCATGACAAGGCTTGAGTTCAAACAAAGGCTCTCAATAGCCATTGGAGCAGCTAAAG GTCTCAATCATCTGCATACTCTTGTGCCTCCTTTGATTCACAAGGATTTCAAGACAAGCAATGTGTTGGTTGATGAAAATTTCATTGCAAAGGTGGCTGATGCTGGACTTGTTAGGTTACTTAGAGGATACGAAGACGTCAGCCCATCTCATGGGTTCAGTAGTAGTGTGTACCAAGATCCTGA GGTACAATCGGTGCTACAGTTTTCTGAAAGCAGCGATGTGTACAGCTTTGGAGTTTTCCTTTTGGAGTTGATCACTGGAAGGGAAGCTGCTTGCCTGATATCTCCAGATTCCAGAGAATCTCTGGCCCAGTGG ATTGAAGGACATTTCAGTTCAAACGAACTAATTGACCCAAGGTTAGGTGCCAATTTCACCTCAGAAGGTATGAAAGAGTTTGTTGGCCTCACCTTTCAGTGCCTGACTCCATCTTCAAGAAGAAGGCCAAAGATGAGGTTAGTCGCGACAGAACTAGACAGAATTCTTGAGACAGAGATGTCTCTGACAACGATTATGGGTGATGGAACCGCCATCATCACCCTTGGGAGCACATTGTTTAAGTAG
- the LOC4338590 gene encoding probable leucine-rich repeat receptor-like protein kinase At5g49770 isoform X1, which yields MSLPVAEVAGIAAACVALLAAVAALWCAARRMARRRGRNSDETGSSDPSTLVEWGKGGRSSSAPEHQGARQFSLDELAQATKSFSEANLVGLGSFGLVYKGLLLDGSVVAIKKRIGAPRQEFAEEVRKLSEINHRNIVTLIGYCQEGGLQMLVYEYLPNGSVSRHLYDTGKSSMTRLEFKQRLSIAIGAAKGNNISLNHLHTLVPPLIHKDFKTSNVLVDENFIAKVADAGLVRLLRGYEDVSPSHGFSSSVYQDPEVQSVLQFSESSDVYSFGVFLLELITGREAACLISPDSRESLAQWIEGHFSSNELIDPRLGANFTSEGMKEFVGLTFQCLTPSSRRRPKMRLVATELDRILETEMSLTTIMGDGTAIITLGSTLFK from the exons ATGTCGCTGCCGGTCGCCGAGGTAGctggcatcgccgccgcctgcgtcgccctgctcgccgccgtggccgcgctGTGGTGCGCCGCGCGGCGCATGGCCCGCCGCCGGGGCCGCAACTCCGACGAGACCGGCTCCTCCGATCCTTCCACCCTGG TGGAGTGGGGCAAGGGAGGcaggagctcgtcggcgccggagCACCAGGGAGCGAGGCAATTCTCGTTGGACGAGCTGGCTCAGGCGACCAAGAGCTTCAGTGAGGCCAACCTGGTTGGCCTGGGCAGCTTCGGGCTGGTGTACAAGGGCCTCCTCCTTGACGGCTCCGTCGTCGCGATCAAGAAGCGCATTGGGGCGCCGAGGCAGGAATTCGCTGAAGAG GTTAGGAAGCTTTCAGAGATTAATCACCGGAACATTGTTACTCTCATTGGTTATTGCCAAGAAGGGGGTCTACAAATGCTAGTGTATGAGTACTTGCCCAATGGCAGTGTCTCTCGCCATCTCTATG ATACCGGGAAAAGCTCCATGACAAGGCTTGAGTTCAAACAAAGGCTCTCAATAGCCATTGGAGCAGCTAAAGGTAATAACATAA GTCTCAATCATCTGCATACTCTTGTGCCTCCTTTGATTCACAAGGATTTCAAGACAAGCAATGTGTTGGTTGATGAAAATTTCATTGCAAAGGTGGCTGATGCTGGACTTGTTAGGTTACTTAGAGGATACGAAGACGTCAGCCCATCTCATGGGTTCAGTAGTAGTGTGTACCAAGATCCTGA GGTACAATCGGTGCTACAGTTTTCTGAAAGCAGCGATGTGTACAGCTTTGGAGTTTTCCTTTTGGAGTTGATCACTGGAAGGGAAGCTGCTTGCCTGATATCTCCAGATTCCAGAGAATCTCTGGCCCAGTGG ATTGAAGGACATTTCAGTTCAAACGAACTAATTGACCCAAGGTTAGGTGCCAATTTCACCTCAGAAGGTATGAAAGAGTTTGTTGGCCTCACCTTTCAGTGCCTGACTCCATCTTCAAGAAGAAGGCCAAAGATGAGGTTAGTCGCGACAGAACTAGACAGAATTCTTGAGACAGAGATGTCTCTGACAACGATTATGGGTGATGGAACCGCCATCATCACCCTTGGGAGCACATTGTTTAAGTAG